From the Prochlorococcus marinus str. AS9601 genome, the window ATCAATGTTTTGATTTATTGACATTTTGAATGTAGGATAATGATGTTTAATTATCTCCTTAATCTTTACCAATTAAGAGTTCTTGAGTTACACGAAATCAAAGCAGTTTATTCAAAGTAAATCAAGCGAAGAATCTTCTCATGGTTCTGATCGAAATGATTTTGAAAGAGATGATGATGACCCCTTAAGTATAAGGAGTTTTTCCATAACATCTTTAGGTATTATTTTTGCCTTTTTGACAATTTTTTTACCTTCAATAAGCATTTTAATTGGCAGACCTTTTTCTCAAGGAAACGAGATAATTCATAATCACGATTTTAAAAAAGATGGACCTTAGTTCAATACCTCCATCTCCAATGAAGGGAATAGTGAATATTGTTGTTGAAATACCTGCAGGGAGTAGGAATAAATATGAATACTGCTCTGATGCAGGAATAATGGCCCTAGACAGAGTATTACATTCTTCAGTGAGGTACCCTTTTGATTATGGTTTTATACCAAATACCCTTGCTGATGATGGAGCTCCCCTTGATGCAATGGTGATCATGGACGAACCTACTTTTGCGGGTTGTCTAATAAAAGCTAGACCTATTGGAGTTTTGGATATGTATGATTGTGGTGCTTATGATGGAAAACTTTTATGTGTGCCTATGGCTAATCCTAGGCAGGCTAATATAGTGAGTATTAATCAAATTGCGCCTAATCAGCTTGAGGATGTTGCAGAATTTTTTAGAACAAGTAAAGGACTCGATGGAAGAACAGTTCAAATTGATGGTTGGAGGGATTTTGATGTAGTTGAAAATTTATTGAAAAGTTGTTTGCCTTCAAAAAAGAAAAAATTTAAAGTACTTAAGAAATCAAATATTAGTAAATTAAATTGAAAAAAATAATTTTTTATAGTTATTTAAAATGCTCTACATGCCGAAAAGCTGCAAAGTGGCTTGAAAGCAAAGATTTTGAATTTCAGTTGATTGATATTGTTAAAGAACCTCCACTTGTTAATTATTTAAATCTAGCCTTAGAACAATACTCTGATGATAAGAAAAGGATTTTTAATACAAGAGGTAAAGCCTTTAAAAGTCTTAATCTTGATATTGATAGTTTGTCAAAGGAAGAAATTATTCAACTTCTTTTAAGTGATGGTAAGTTAATAAAAAGACCATTTTTGATTTACGAAGGGAAAAAAGTAATATTAGGTTTTAACGAAATTGAATATGCAAAACAATTTTTATAAGTTAAGAAAATCAAGACTTTATTAATCCTATGCCTAGTTCCATAAAAAGTTTTTTAAAAGAATGGGGTCTACTAATTACATTAACTTTTTTTGTTTCTTCTTGTAGATCATTTTTTGCAGAACCACGTTATATCCCTTCTGGTTCAATGCTCCCAGAATTACAAATAAATGATAGGTTAATTATTGAAAAATTTTCGCTAAGAAACTCTTTACCAAAAAGAGGAGATATTGTTGTTTTTAACTCACCTTACTCGTTTGACAAAAAATTAATCTCATCAAGATCTAAGCCCTTACCAAAAAAAAGATATTGTTTTTTTATGAGTTTTCCTCCAATGTCGTTTATTCCTGGTTTGAGGGATCAAGCTTGCGATGCTTATATTAAAAGAGTGGTGGCACTTCCAGGAGAAATTGTAAGTGTAAACTCTAACGGTGAATTAATAATAAATAATAAATTAATTCCTGAACCCTATGTCTCTTATAAATGCTCATTATCACGATTTAATCAATGTGGTAAATTTGAAAACATAAAAGTGCCAGAAGAACATTTTTTAGTATTAGGTGATAATAGGGCAAATAGCTGGGACGGAAGATATTGGCCTGGAAGTAAATTTCTTCATAAAAAAGAGATAATTGGTAAAGCATATTTAAGATTTTGGCCTCTTAGTCAAGTTGGCTTTTTCAATAATTAATACCCTTTTTCAGCATCTAACTTGATGAAATAAATTTTAAAAAGGGTTTTAATTTAAAGTGCGCCTGAAGCGGTTGAATCAATTATTCCT encodes:
- a CDS encoding inorganic diphosphatase, translated to MDLSSIPPSPMKGIVNIVVEIPAGSRNKYEYCSDAGIMALDRVLHSSVRYPFDYGFIPNTLADDGAPLDAMVIMDEPTFAGCLIKARPIGVLDMYDCGAYDGKLLCVPMANPRQANIVSINQIAPNQLEDVAEFFRTSKGLDGRTVQIDGWRDFDVVENLLKSCLPSKKKKFKVLKKSNISKLN
- a CDS encoding Spx/MgsR family RNA polymerase-binding regulatory protein: MKKIIFYSYLKCSTCRKAAKWLESKDFEFQLIDIVKEPPLVNYLNLALEQYSDDKKRIFNTRGKAFKSLNLDIDSLSKEEIIQLLLSDGKLIKRPFLIYEGKKVILGFNEIEYAKQFL
- the lepB gene encoding signal peptidase I, yielding MPSSIKSFLKEWGLLITLTFFVSSCRSFFAEPRYIPSGSMLPELQINDRLIIEKFSLRNSLPKRGDIVVFNSPYSFDKKLISSRSKPLPKKRYCFFMSFPPMSFIPGLRDQACDAYIKRVVALPGEIVSVNSNGELIINNKLIPEPYVSYKCSLSRFNQCGKFENIKVPEEHFLVLGDNRANSWDGRYWPGSKFLHKKEIIGKAYLRFWPLSQVGFFNN